In one window of Leguminivora glycinivorella isolate SPB_JAAS2020 chromosome 10, LegGlyc_1.1, whole genome shotgun sequence DNA:
- the LOC125230671 gene encoding uncharacterized protein LOC125230671: MFHNGVQYGTLNSYKSAISLILVNDISKDPRITRFLKGVFRLRPPLPKYNSTWNPTCVLDFLSNFYPNETLSLEDLSKKCITLLALTTAHRVQTFSKIKIQNIENLNDKILIKIPEVIKTSRVGSKQPILVLPYFTQKVEICPAKTLMSYVEKTASVRKSDCLFISYKNPHNPVTTQTLSRWIKSTLGASGVDVSVFTAHSTRHASTSRAHAAGVNIDLIRNTAGWSGNSTTFARFYNRIVVEPDNECALARSIINNDD, encoded by the coding sequence ATGTTCCATAATGGTGTCCAATATGGAACACTCAACTCGTATAAATCAGCTATATCCTTAATACTTGTAAATGATATATCTAAGGATCCTAGAATTACTAGGTTTTTAAAGGGCGTATTTCGACTTCGACCGCCCTTGCCAAAATACAACTCCACTTGGAACCCAACTTGTGTTCTGGATTTTCTAAGTAACTTTTATCCAAACGAAACTCTATCATTAGAAGATCTGTCAAAAAAATGTATCACATTATTAGCACTCACAACAGCACATAGGGTGCAAACTTTctctaaaatcaaaatacaaaacataGAAAATCTGAACGACaagattttaattaaaattcctgAGGTTATAAAAACTTCTCGGGTGGGTTCCAAGCAACCAATTCTTGTGTTGCCATATTTTACGCAAAAAGTAGAAATATGCCCTGCAAAAACCTTAATGTCTTATGTTGAAAAGACTGCGTCGGTACGGAAATCGGattgtttatttataagttataagAACCCTCATAACCCTGTAACCACGCAGACCCTCAGTCGGTGGATCAAGTCCACGCTCGGCGCGAGCGGCGTGGACGTGTCGGTGTTCACCGCGCACAGCACGCGCCACGCCAGCACGTCGCGCGCGCACGCCGCGGGGGTGAACATCGACCTCATAAGAAATACCGCAGGTTGGAGCGGCAATTCCACTACATTTGCTCGATTTTACAACCGAATTGTCGTTGAACCTGATAATGAATGTGCCCTGGCTAGatccataataaataatgatGATTGA
- the LOC125230356 gene encoding uncharacterized protein LOC125230356: MPKRKQDKEYKHLLNKIKKLERKVSRKRIISTSSEDEDSVQRSSRCSSAEKTTNSALAALGPQDWLATHDTVEFENDCHVTPESPLDEVNMEPILHTVQVHTTPDVVPETTAEIVPETTPVVAEQIPEDNVPGPSSVPDGHQDENITITLASDVLEILGEDPSATKNYGPDVHTEIATRFQHIATNGLSKEMRKELMAKYLTPENCCHIAAPALNPEIKAAIPENFVKRDKGIETKQSQLASAIACLSEVLSSQLNSKTKNNDMLSLN; the protein is encoded by the exons ATGCCCAAAAGGAAGCAGGATAAGGAGTATAAGCATTTgcttaacaaaattaaaaagttagAACGTAAGGTCAGTCGGAAGCGTATTATTTCAACATCGTCGGAAGATGAGGACTCAGTGCAAAGATCCTCACGTTGTTCGTCTGCGGAAAAGACTACAAACTCAG CATTGGCGGCTTTAGGCCCACAAGACTGGCTAGCGACCCACGATACCGTGGAGTTCGAAAATGATTGCCACGTTACACCCGAATCCCCCCTCGATGAGGTTAATATGGAACCTATCCTTCATACAGTTCAAGTTCACACGACCCCCGACGTAGTCCCAGAAACGACTGCCGAAATAGTCCCGGAAACGACCCCCGTTGTTGCGGAACAGATTCCGGAGGACAACGTACCAGGCCCATCTTCAGTTCCAGATGGTCATCAGGATGAAAATATCACAATTACGCTAGCAAGCGATGTGCTTGAAATTTTGGGCGAGGACCCGTCTGCTACTAAAAATTATGGCCCTGACGTGCACACTGAAATAGCAACACGTTTTCAGCATATTGCTACAAATGGCCTCAGCAAGGAAATGCGTAAGGAGTTAATGGCCAAATATTTAACTCCTGAAAATTGCTGCCACATCGCTGCACCTGCCTTGAACCCAGAAATAAAGGCTGCAATCCCAGAAAATTTCGTAAAAAGAGACAAGGGTATTGAAACAAAGCAATCTCAGCTGGCAAGTGCGATTGCTTGCTTGTCGGAGGTCTTGTCGTCGCAGCTGAACAGCAAAACTAAAAACAACGACATGCTCTCGCTAAACTGA